A genomic window from Methylorubrum extorquens includes:
- the glnT gene encoding type III glutamate--ammonia ligase, with the protein MGHANEVDPQIRAVQEDLRGKGVKYVIGAYVDIHGAQKAKVVPIDHLPQMAAGSERYTGYALDGLGQAPNEDELASVPDFSQVIQLPWESKLAWAPADLTFQGKPYPLSTRVALKTVLAQAEAMGFGFNLGIECEIFLLRQAEDGSLHTPVADDKLVKPCYDVRGFIDNFSWLDKVATTINDLGWDLYSFDHEDANGQFEFDFQYADALTMCDRLTFFRMMTKHYAKEEGLIATMMPKPFADRTGNGAHFNMSLSDAKTGRNLFACAPGEDPRGLGLTETGYHFIGGVLRHGRALCAAFAPTVNSYKRLVRQGAMAGFSWAPVFNSYGSNNRTNSVRVPSGGGRCESRNADGAVNPYLAAALVLAAGLEGVRERIDPGQPNEDNLYALSDGERRARGIAFLPQTLQEAVDAFAADPLVEATLGAGLREEFIRTKREEWNAYHLTVSPWEIERYSHLF; encoded by the coding sequence ATGGGCCACGCGAACGAGGTCGATCCTCAGATCCGCGCCGTGCAGGAGGATCTGCGGGGCAAGGGCGTGAAATACGTCATCGGCGCCTATGTCGACATCCACGGTGCGCAGAAGGCCAAGGTGGTGCCGATCGACCACCTGCCGCAGATGGCGGCGGGCTCTGAGCGCTATACCGGCTACGCCCTCGACGGCCTCGGCCAGGCGCCAAACGAGGACGAGCTCGCCTCGGTCCCGGATTTCTCGCAGGTCATCCAACTCCCCTGGGAGAGCAAGCTCGCCTGGGCGCCCGCCGACCTCACCTTCCAGGGCAAGCCCTACCCGCTCTCGACCCGCGTCGCCCTCAAGACCGTGCTGGCGCAGGCCGAGGCGATGGGCTTCGGCTTCAACCTCGGCATCGAGTGCGAGATCTTCCTGCTGCGCCAGGCCGAAGACGGCTCGCTGCACACGCCGGTGGCCGACGATAAGCTGGTGAAGCCCTGCTACGACGTGCGCGGCTTCATCGACAACTTCTCGTGGCTCGACAAGGTCGCGACCACGATCAACGATCTCGGCTGGGACCTGTACTCGTTCGACCATGAGGATGCGAACGGGCAGTTCGAGTTCGACTTCCAGTACGCCGACGCGCTGACCATGTGTGACCGGCTGACCTTCTTTCGCATGATGACCAAGCATTACGCGAAGGAGGAAGGGCTCATCGCCACGATGATGCCCAAGCCCTTCGCCGACCGCACCGGCAACGGCGCGCATTTCAACATGTCGCTCTCCGACGCCAAGACCGGCCGCAATCTCTTCGCCTGCGCGCCCGGTGAGGATCCGCGGGGCCTCGGCCTCACCGAGACCGGCTACCACTTCATCGGCGGCGTGCTGCGCCACGGCCGGGCGCTCTGCGCGGCCTTCGCGCCGACGGTCAACAGCTACAAGCGCCTCGTGCGCCAGGGCGCGATGGCAGGCTTCTCCTGGGCGCCGGTGTTCAACTCCTACGGCTCGAACAACCGCACCAACTCGGTGCGCGTGCCGTCCGGCGGCGGGCGCTGCGAGAGCCGCAACGCCGACGGCGCGGTCAACCCCTACCTCGCCGCCGCCCTGGTGCTCGCGGCCGGGCTGGAGGGCGTGCGCGAGCGGATCGACCCCGGCCAACCCAACGAGGACAACCTCTACGCGCTGAGCGATGGCGAGCGCCGGGCGCGCGGCATCGCCTTTCTGCCCCAGACCCTGCAGGAGGCGGTCGATGCCTTCGCCGCCGACCCCCTGGTCGAGGCCACACTCGGCGCAGGCCTGCGCGAAGAGTTCATCCGCACCAAGCGCGAGGAGTGGAACGCCTACCATCTCACGGTGAGCCCGTGGGAGATCGAGCGCTACAGCCACCTGTTCTAG
- a CDS encoding cupin domain-containing protein, translating to MKTVISFAKSSAEPSTYRPAPARILAGDPVQTATLHFTSADGRFTAGTWAAERGTWRVVFTESEFCHLLEGVIVVTDEAGTQTTFRAGDAFVSPAGFTGTWEIVEPARKLFAFYEVPSAPDHP from the coding sequence ATGAAGACCGTTATCAGCTTCGCGAAGTCTTCCGCCGAGCCCTCGACCTATAGGCCGGCGCCCGCGCGCATCCTGGCCGGTGATCCCGTTCAGACCGCGACGCTTCACTTCACCAGCGCGGACGGGCGCTTCACCGCCGGCACCTGGGCGGCGGAGCGGGGCACGTGGCGGGTCGTCTTCACCGAGAGCGAGTTCTGCCACCTGCTCGAAGGGGTGATCGTCGTGACCGACGAGGCCGGGACGCAGACCACCTTCCGGGCCGGCGACGCCTTCGTCTCGCCGGCCGGCTTCACCGGCACCTGGGAGATCGTCGAGCCGGCGCGCAAGCTCTTCGCCTTCTACGAGGTGCCATCCGCGCCTGACCACCCATGA
- a CDS encoding urea amidolyase associated protein UAAP1: protein MSDEASVIAENRRRYEELKRAGQGHAPRALPGPSPRGGVPLDAGAILHRETIPGGWYWTTALKAGEALRLGLDHGPSSVALVAWSAAETSERLNYADTVKVQWTAALTKGRVLFSDMGRVMFSLIEDSCGAHDALVGGSNAASNAARYAGGPHRNTRDNLVLAALKSGLERRDIPPCVSFFAPVVVGPEGRFAWNAAGRTAGDFVDLRAEMDLIVTLSNCPHPLDPAPDYAPNPVAVTRFRAPAPAADDLCRTATIEAVRGFENNAAAGF from the coding sequence ATGTCGGACGAAGCGAGCGTGATTGCGGAAAACCGCCGCCGCTACGAGGAGCTGAAGCGGGCAGGCCAGGGCCACGCTCCGCGCGCCCTGCCCGGCCCGAGCCCACGCGGCGGCGTGCCGCTCGACGCTGGCGCGATCCTCCACCGCGAGACCATCCCCGGCGGCTGGTACTGGACCACCGCCCTGAAGGCCGGGGAGGCGCTCCGGCTCGGCCTCGACCATGGCCCGTCGAGCGTCGCCCTGGTGGCGTGGTCGGCCGCCGAAACCAGCGAGCGGCTGAACTACGCCGACACCGTGAAGGTGCAGTGGACGGCCGCCCTCACCAAGGGGCGGGTGCTGTTCTCCGATATGGGCCGCGTGATGTTCTCTCTGATCGAGGATTCCTGCGGGGCGCACGACGCGCTCGTCGGCGGCTCCAATGCGGCCTCGAACGCCGCGCGTTACGCCGGTGGTCCCCACCGCAACACCCGCGACAACCTCGTGCTCGCGGCCCTCAAGAGCGGGCTGGAGCGGCGCGACATTCCTCCTTGCGTCTCGTTCTTCGCCCCCGTCGTGGTCGGGCCTGAGGGCCGCTTCGCCTGGAACGCCGCCGGCCGCACGGCGGGCGACTTCGTCGATCTGCGCGCCGAGATGGACCTGATCGTCACCCTCTCGAACTGCCCCCATCCCCTCGATCCGGCGCCCGATTACGCGCCGAACCCGGTCGCCGTCACCCGCTTCCGCGCCCCGGCGCCGGCGGCGGACGACCTCTGCCGCACCGCCACGATCGAGGCCGTGCGCGGCTTCGAGAACAACGCCGCCGCCGGCTTCTGA
- a CDS encoding urea amidolyase associated protein UAAP2 — MTDTVTTLFDQAVLDQAVLDQVVPAQAPFSTLVRAGQTLRIEDSQGCQAVDTLFYRADDLGERYSSQDTVRAQGAAYVTTGTRVMSNEGRVMLTVTADSCGRHDTSAGACSCESNTVRFGHATQYLHACRENFALEVAKYGLSKRDIVPNINFFMNVPIEQDGGLAIVDGVSSPGDYVELRAEMDVICVISNCPQINNPCNGFNPTPIRVTVRGEG; from the coding sequence ATGACCGACACCGTGACCACGCTCTTCGACCAAGCCGTTCTGGATCAAGCCGTTCTGGATCAGGTCGTGCCCGCCCAGGCGCCGTTCTCCACCCTCGTGCGGGCCGGCCAGACCCTCCGCATCGAGGACAGCCAGGGCTGCCAGGCCGTCGACACCCTGTTCTACCGCGCCGACGACCTCGGCGAGCGCTACTCGTCCCAGGATACGGTGCGGGCGCAGGGCGCGGCGTACGTCACCACCGGCACGCGGGTGATGTCGAACGAGGGCCGGGTGATGCTCACCGTCACCGCCGATTCCTGCGGGCGGCACGACACCTCGGCCGGGGCCTGCTCCTGCGAGAGCAACACCGTCCGGTTTGGCCACGCCACCCAATATCTCCACGCCTGCCGCGAGAATTTTGCGCTCGAAGTCGCGAAGTACGGCCTGTCGAAGCGCGACATCGTGCCGAACATCAACTTCTTCATGAATGTACCGATCGAGCAGGACGGCGGGCTCGCCATCGTCGACGGCGTCTCGTCGCCCGGCGACTATGTCGAGCTCAGGGCCGAGATGGACGTGATCTGCGTGATCTCGAACTGCCCGCAGATCAACAACCCCTGCAACGGCTTCAACCCCACGCCGATCCGCGTGACCGTCCGCGGCGAGGGCTGA
- the uca gene encoding urea carboxylase, translating to MFAKVLVANRGEIAARVVRTLRRLGIASVAVYSDADRFTPGVLAADEAVRLGPAPAAQSYLDVEAVIAACKETGAEAVHPGYGFLSENVGFAERLAAEGIRFIGPRPEHLRAFGLKHTARDLAKASGVPLLPGTDLLPDVETALSAADVIGYPVMLKSTAGGGGIGMQLCHSAQELAERFAAVERTARASFGDARVYLERFVAQARHVEVQIFGDGRGRVVALGERDCSLQRRNQKVIEETPAPGLSDAVRARLHAAAVALGESVAYASAGTVEFIYDPTREDFSFLEVNTRLQVEHPVTEAVFGIDLVEWMVRQAAGEDPITAAGPLVPRGAAIEARLYAEIPHANFAPSAGLLTEVRFPENARIDGWIATGTEVTPFYDPMLAKIIVTGADRPAALAALRQALADTAISGIETNLDYLRTIAASDLLASGRVATTALRDLAYAPRSIEVLLPGAQSSLQELPGRLGLWEVGVPPSGPMDARSFAHANTLVGNGQDVCALELTVLGPTLRFHTDALVALVGAAMRLTLDGETRPHGQAFSVSAGQTLAIGAIEGPGQRAYLALRGGLAAPVVLGSRATFALGAFGGHATGVLKAGDVLHLGDAPEVAAAPPEPAPLTRDWEIGVVYGPHGAPDFFQEADIADLFSESYEVHFNSARTGVRLIGPTPRWARTDGGEAGLHPSNLHDNAYAVGAIDFTGDMPILLGPDGPSLGGFVCPAVIARDELWKMGQLRPGDTVRFQPMARPEDALAAPALLGGTDAGPGSPVLARDETGPVPVAYRRQGDDNLLVEYGPMALDIGLRLRVHLLAEAVRAARLPGLTDLTPGIRSLQIHYDGTALPRHRLLGNLREIEAGLPAAEAVSVPSRVVHLPLSWNDPQAELAMRKYQELVRPNAPWCPSNIEFIRRINGLPDEAAVRNIIFDASYLVMGLGDVYLGAPVATPVDPRHRLVTTKYNPARTWTPENAVGIGGAYMCIYGMEGPGGYQLFGRTIQVWNTWRTTREFVPGHPWLLRPFDRIRFFPVSHAELTEARAAFPHGAYPIRIEPGTFSYAEHRAMLAGNAAEIEHAGARQRAAFAAERERWKAEGLDSFVADEAVSTEAAEIPPGCEGVPTTVPGNVWKVLVGAGETVAAGQTVAILESMKMEVAVTAPVGGRVREIRAQPGRTLRGGDLVAILEI from the coding sequence ATGTTCGCCAAGGTTCTGGTCGCCAATCGCGGCGAGATCGCCGCCCGCGTCGTGCGCACGTTGCGGCGCTTAGGCATCGCCTCGGTCGCCGTCTATTCCGACGCCGACCGCTTCACGCCCGGCGTGCTCGCCGCCGACGAGGCCGTGCGCCTCGGCCCCGCCCCGGCCGCGCAGAGCTACCTCGACGTCGAGGCGGTGATCGCCGCCTGCAAGGAAACAGGCGCCGAGGCCGTCCATCCCGGCTACGGCTTCCTGTCGGAGAATGTCGGCTTCGCCGAGCGGCTGGCGGCGGAGGGCATCCGCTTCATCGGCCCGCGCCCGGAGCACCTGCGCGCCTTCGGCCTCAAGCACACCGCCCGCGATCTCGCCAAGGCCAGCGGCGTCCCGCTCCTGCCCGGCACCGACCTGTTGCCGGATGTCGAGACGGCGCTGAGTGCGGCGGACGTTATCGGCTATCCGGTGATGCTCAAGAGCACGGCGGGCGGCGGCGGCATCGGCATGCAGCTCTGCCACTCCGCGCAAGAGTTGGCCGAGCGCTTCGCCGCGGTCGAGCGCACGGCGCGGGCCAGCTTCGGCGATGCCCGCGTCTATCTCGAACGCTTCGTGGCGCAGGCCCGCCATGTCGAGGTGCAGATTTTCGGCGACGGGCGCGGCCGCGTCGTCGCCCTGGGCGAGCGCGACTGCTCGCTCCAGCGCCGGAACCAGAAGGTGATCGAGGAGACCCCGGCCCCCGGCCTCTCCGACGCCGTGCGCGCCCGGCTCCACGCCGCGGCGGTGGCGTTGGGGGAGAGCGTCGCCTACGCCTCGGCCGGCACCGTCGAGTTCATCTACGATCCGACGCGCGAGGATTTCTCGTTCCTTGAAGTGAACACACGGCTCCAAGTCGAGCATCCGGTGACGGAAGCCGTGTTCGGCATCGACCTCGTGGAATGGATGGTGCGCCAGGCCGCGGGCGAGGATCCGATCACGGCGGCCGGGCCGCTCGTGCCGCGGGGCGCGGCGATCGAGGCGCGGCTCTACGCCGAGATCCCGCACGCGAATTTCGCGCCGAGCGCCGGCCTGCTGACCGAGGTGCGCTTCCCCGAGAACGCCCGCATCGACGGCTGGATCGCCACCGGCACCGAGGTCACCCCGTTCTACGACCCGATGCTCGCCAAGATCATCGTCACCGGCGCCGACCGTCCGGCGGCTTTGGCGGCGCTGCGGCAGGCGCTGGCCGACACCGCAATCTCCGGCATCGAGACGAACCTCGATTACCTGCGCACCATCGCCGCCTCCGACCTGCTGGCCAGCGGGCGGGTCGCGACCACGGCCCTGCGCGATCTCGCCTATGCCCCCAGGAGCATCGAGGTGCTGCTGCCGGGCGCCCAGTCGAGCCTTCAGGAACTGCCCGGTCGGCTCGGCCTGTGGGAAGTCGGCGTGCCGCCGAGCGGGCCGATGGACGCCCGCTCCTTCGCCCACGCCAACACCCTCGTCGGCAACGGGCAGGACGTCTGCGCCCTCGAACTCACGGTCTTGGGCCCGACGCTGCGCTTCCACACGGACGCTCTCGTGGCGCTCGTGGGCGCCGCGATGCGGCTCACCCTCGACGGGGAGACGCGTCCGCACGGGCAGGCGTTTTCGGTCAGCGCAGGGCAGACGCTCGCCATCGGCGCGATCGAGGGGCCGGGCCAGCGCGCCTATCTGGCCCTGCGCGGCGGCCTCGCGGCGCCCGTGGTGCTCGGTTCACGCGCGACCTTCGCGCTCGGCGCCTTCGGCGGCCACGCCACCGGCGTGCTCAAGGCCGGCGACGTGCTCCATCTCGGCGATGCGCCGGAAGTCGCTGCCGCCCCGCCCGAGCCCGCGCCGCTGACCCGTGATTGGGAGATCGGCGTCGTCTACGGCCCGCACGGCGCGCCGGACTTCTTCCAGGAGGCCGACATCGCCGACCTGTTCTCGGAATCCTACGAGGTCCACTTCAACTCGGCCCGCACGGGCGTGCGACTGATCGGCCCGACGCCGCGCTGGGCGCGGACCGACGGCGGCGAGGCGGGCTTGCACCCCTCGAACCTGCACGACAACGCCTACGCCGTCGGGGCCATCGACTTCACCGGCGACATGCCGATCCTGCTCGGCCCCGACGGCCCGAGCCTCGGCGGCTTCGTCTGCCCCGCGGTCATCGCCCGCGACGAGCTGTGGAAGATGGGCCAGCTCCGGCCCGGCGACACCGTGCGCTTCCAGCCCATGGCCCGGCCGGAGGACGCGCTCGCCGCCCCGGCCCTGCTCGGCGGCACGGACGCGGGGCCCGGCTCGCCCGTCCTCGCCCGCGACGAGACCGGCCCGGTCCCCGTCGCCTATCGCCGCCAGGGCGACGACAACCTGCTGGTCGAGTACGGCCCGATGGCCCTCGATATCGGGTTGCGGCTGCGGGTCCATCTCCTGGCCGAGGCGGTGCGCGCCGCCCGGCTCCCCGGCCTCACCGACCTGACGCCCGGCATCCGCTCGCTGCAGATCCACTACGACGGCACGGCGCTGCCGCGCCACCGCCTGCTCGGCAACTTGCGCGAGATCGAGGCCGGATTGCCGGCCGCGGAGGCGGTGAGCGTCCCGAGCCGGGTCGTCCACCTGCCGCTCTCGTGGAACGACCCGCAGGCGGAACTGGCCATGCGCAAGTACCAGGAACTGGTGCGCCCCAACGCGCCCTGGTGCCCCTCGAACATCGAGTTCATCCGCCGCATCAACGGCCTGCCCGACGAGGCGGCGGTGCGGAACATCATCTTCGATGCGAGCTACCTCGTGATGGGGCTCGGCGATGTCTATCTCGGCGCGCCGGTCGCGACCCCGGTCGATCCGCGCCACCGCCTCGTGACCACCAAGTACAACCCGGCCCGCACCTGGACGCCGGAGAACGCGGTCGGCATCGGCGGCGCCTACATGTGCATCTACGGCATGGAGGGGCCGGGCGGGTACCAGCTGTTCGGGCGCACGATCCAGGTCTGGAACACGTGGCGGACCACCCGCGAATTCGTGCCCGGCCATCCGTGGCTGTTGCGGCCCTTCGACCGCATTCGCTTCTTCCCCGTCAGCCACGCCGAACTCACCGAGGCCCGCGCCGCCTTCCCGCACGGCGCCTATCCGATCCGGATCGAGCCCGGCACGTTCTCCTACGCCGAGCACCGGGCCATGCTCGCGGGCAACGCCGCCGAGATCGAGCACGCGGGCGCGCGCCAGAGAGCGGCCTTCGCGGCCGAGCGCGAGCGCTGGAAGGCGGAAGGGCTCGACAGCTTCGTCGCCGACGAGGCGGTGTCCACTGAGGCCGCCGAGATCCCGCCGGGCTGCGAGGGTGTGCCGACCACCGTGCCGGGCAATGTCTGGAAGGTTCTCGTCGGCGCGGGCGAGACCGTGGCCGCGGGGCAGACGGTGGCGATCCTCGAATCGATGAAGATGGAGGTGGCGGTCACCGCCCCCGTCGGCGGCCGGGTCCGCGAGATCCGGGCCCAGCCCGGCCGCACCCTGCGCGGCGGCGACCTCGTCGCCATCCTCGAGATCTGA
- the atzF gene encoding allophanate hydrolase, which translates to MPVPAFLSLSALHAAYADGLSPEAVLAEIDRRIAAADDPGIFLARVPAAQMQAAARALGPFDPVSKPLWGVPFAVKDNVDVAGLPTTAACPDFVYTPQATAPAVERLLAAGAILVGKTNLDQFATGLVGVRTPYPAPKNAIDPAIVPGGSSSGSAVAVARGLVTFALGTDTAGSGRVPAGLNNIVGLKPSLGSVSGRGVVPACRTLDTLSVFAGTVTEADAVYRIMAGYDPQDPYSRALPVPPRPGRLPPGLRVGVPDAAGRIFAGDTLSAAAFDGALADLQSVIGGAARMVDLAPFFAVAGLLYAGPWVAERYQAIRGFIEERPEALHPTTRAIIGAATGHSAADAFAGLYRLAELRRATEAVWGGIDVLVVPTYPRPRRVADLAADPVGPNSELGTYTNFVNLLDLCALAVPGRFRADGFPSGVTLIAPRGADGLIAALGARLHAAAGGTLGASGVPIPAEAAPPGDRAQADEIEVAVVGAHLSGLPLNGELTGRGARFLRAIPTTPDYRLHALPGGPPARPGLIRVAPGSGHAIETEVWALAPDAFGRFVAGISSPLAIGTLSLADGTTSKGFLAEAAGLTGARDISDHGGWRAYLASGAIAP; encoded by the coding sequence ATGCCGGTTCCCGCCTTCCTGAGCCTCAGCGCGCTCCACGCCGCCTATGCCGATGGGCTCTCGCCCGAGGCGGTTTTGGCCGAGATCGACCGCCGGATCGCTGCTGCCGACGATCCCGGCATCTTCCTCGCGCGGGTGCCGGCGGCGCAGATGCAGGCCGCCGCCCGCGCGCTCGGCCCCTTCGACCCCGTGAGCAAACCGCTCTGGGGCGTGCCCTTCGCGGTGAAGGACAACGTCGACGTGGCGGGCCTGCCCACCACCGCCGCCTGCCCGGACTTCGTCTATACGCCGCAGGCGACCGCTCCGGCGGTCGAGCGTCTGCTCGCGGCCGGCGCGATCCTCGTCGGCAAGACCAATCTCGACCAGTTCGCCACGGGGCTCGTCGGCGTGCGCACGCCCTATCCGGCGCCGAAGAACGCCATCGATCCGGCGATCGTGCCGGGCGGCTCCTCGTCCGGCTCGGCGGTGGCGGTGGCGCGCGGCCTCGTTACGTTTGCGCTGGGCACCGACACGGCGGGTTCGGGCCGGGTGCCGGCCGGCCTCAACAACATCGTCGGGCTCAAGCCCTCCCTCGGCAGCGTCTCGGGCCGCGGCGTGGTCCCGGCCTGCCGCACGCTGGACACCCTCTCCGTCTTCGCCGGCACCGTGACGGAGGCTGACGCGGTCTACCGGATCATGGCCGGATACGATCCGCAGGATCCGTATTCGCGCGCCCTGCCCGTTCCGCCCCGCCCCGGCCGCCTGCCACCGGGCTTGCGCGTCGGCGTGCCGGACGCGGCCGGTCGCATCTTTGCCGGCGACACGCTCTCGGCGGCGGCCTTCGACGGGGCGCTCGCCGACCTGCAATCCGTGATCGGCGGCGCGGCGAGGATGGTCGATCTGGCGCCCTTCTTCGCGGTCGCGGGGCTTCTCTATGCCGGCCCCTGGGTGGCCGAGCGCTATCAGGCGATCCGCGGGTTCATCGAGGAGCGCCCGGAGGCTCTGCACCCGACCACGCGGGCGATCATCGGCGCAGCCACCGGCCACTCGGCGGCGGATGCCTTCGCCGGCCTCTACCGCCTCGCCGAACTCCGCCGGGCGACCGAGGCCGTCTGGGGCGGGATCGACGTGCTCGTGGTGCCGACCTATCCGCGCCCGCGGCGCGTCGCCGACCTCGCCGCCGACCCGGTTGGCCCCAACAGCGAACTCGGCACCTACACCAACTTCGTCAATCTGCTCGACCTGTGCGCCCTCGCGGTGCCGGGGCGCTTCCGTGCCGACGGCTTCCCGTCCGGCGTGACGCTGATCGCGCCGCGCGGGGCCGACGGCCTCATCGCCGCACTCGGCGCCCGCCTCCACGCGGCGGCCGGCGGCACACTCGGGGCGAGCGGCGTGCCGATCCCGGCGGAGGCCGCCCCGCCCGGGGATCGCGCGCAAGCGGACGAGATCGAGGTCGCGGTGGTCGGCGCGCACCTGTCCGGCCTGCCGCTCAACGGCGAACTGACGGGGCGCGGCGCCCGCTTCCTGCGCGCCATCCCCACGACACCGGATTACCGTCTGCACGCGCTGCCCGGCGGACCGCCGGCCCGGCCCGGCCTGATCCGCGTCGCGCCCGGTTCGGGCCATGCGATCGAGACCGAGGTCTGGGCGCTGGCGCCGGACGCTTTCGGACGTTTCGTGGCGGGGATTTCCTCGCCGCTGGCGATCGGCACGCTGTCGCTGGCCGACGGCACGACATCGAAGGGATTCCTGGCGGAAGCGGCCGGGCTCACGGGCGCGCGCGACATCAGCGATCACGGCGGCTGGCGCGCCTACCTCGCCTCCGGGGCCATCGCGCCGTAG
- a CDS encoding DUF6894 family protein, translating to MARYRFHATNGYACVFDAQGKDIRVPARLVRRADEVAQGVMRSLDDQEDWSQWHVSVHDLSGRRVLVKPFVSG from the coding sequence ATGGCACGCTACCGCTTTCACGCGACGAACGGCTACGCATGCGTGTTCGACGCTCAGGGCAAGGACATCCGGGTCCCCGCGCGCCTCGTCCGGCGTGCCGACGAGGTCGCTCAGGGGGTGATGCGCAGCCTCGATGACCAAGAGGACTGGTCGCAGTGGCACGTCAGCGTGCATGACCTCAGCGGCCGACGCGTGCTGGTGAAGCCGTTCGTATCGGGTTGA
- a CDS encoding DUF3606 domain-containing protein: MAGLKDKRGFIDKDRLDLSERKAVEFWMKRWGVTQDQLTAAHRKVGRMTKDIAAELGKKR, encoded by the coding sequence ATGGCCGGCCTCAAGGACAAGCGCGGTTTCATCGACAAGGACCGTCTCGACCTCAGCGAGCGCAAAGCGGTCGAGTTCTGGATGAAGCGCTGGGGCGTCACGCAGGACCAACTCACCGCCGCGCACCGGAAGGTGGGCCGCATGACCAAGGACATCGCGGCTGAGCTGGGCAAGAAGCGTTAG